The sequence below is a genomic window from Deinococcota bacterium.
CTCATGAACGAAAGGGCGGGTTGTTGGCCCTAGTCCGCTGCGGTGGTTTGAGCGGCCCGCAGCCGCGCCATCCATTTGCGGTGAGGGCGGAAGATGAGCGCGGCGCCAAGACCCAAAAGGCCGACCACAAGAAGCCCCCAGCGCGGCCCGAGCCTACCCACAAGCTGGGACACCAGCAACGCGCCAAAAGGCACGAAGCCCGAAAAGACCAGCATATAGATGCTCATCACCCGGCCGCGCAAGGCGTCGGGCACCAACAGTTGAACGGTCGCCTGGGCGTTGACCATCGTTACGATCATGCCGAGGCCGCAAGCGACGAGCGCTAAGGCGGCGAGCGGCAGGTTTGGGCTCATCACAAACGCCAAAAAGGCGAGGCTGAAGAGCAGCACGCCCCGGCGCATGAGCATGAGGCGGTCGTCATCACCGTAGGCCGAGTTGACGACAAAGGCGAGAATAGCACCCAAGCCCAAGCTCGAGAGGAGGATGCCGAGGCCTGCTATGTCAAGCCCTAGCGCCTGCCTCGCAAAGAGCGGCACGATGAGCTGAAAATTGATGATGGTAAGCGACAGAGACCCGGCCAGCATGGTCGCCAGCCGCACTTCGGCCTGGCCCATCACGTAAGCGAGACCCTCTTTAATCTCCGCGAAGACCTTGTGGGGCTTGACCTCTCGAGGTGGCAGCCTGATGCTCCAGATGGCCGGGATGATGACGGCAAAGGAGAGCGCGTTTAGGGCAATCGCCGGGCTGTAGCGCATGAGTGGCTGCGAACCCGCGAAAAAACCCTCGGAGACGGCGATGAAGGTGGCGGCTATGGCCGGGCCG
It includes:
- a CDS encoding MFS transporter, which encodes MPLIGQVPRSFDALKHLAFRNYWFAQGFSLIGSWMQVTAQAWLVFDLIADPAEAAIKFGYVGALQFAPTLVLSLFAGVVIDATSRRSVLLACQGVLALSAVALALLTFTGWLSYPILLLIAAVNGTTNAFDVPARQSLVPDLVPKRDLRNAVSLNSLAFNVARLVGPAIAATFIAVSEGFFAGSQPLMRYSPAIALNALSFAVIIPAIWSIRLPPREVKPHKVFAEIKEGLAYVMGQAEVRLATMLAGSLSLTIINFQLIVPLFARQALGLDIAGLGILLSSLGLGAILAFVVNSAYGDDDRLMLMRRGVLLFSLAFLAFVMSPNLPLAALALVACGLGMIVTMVNAQATVQLLVPDALRGRVMSIYMLVFSGFVPFGALLVSQLVGRLGPRWGLLVVGLLGLGAALIFRPHRKWMARLRAAQTTAAD